The Musa acuminata AAA Group cultivar baxijiao chromosome BXJ3-6, Cavendish_Baxijiao_AAA, whole genome shotgun sequence region CGGGCGTGGAGGCGCGGGAAGTCAATGACTTCCGGCTTGAGTTCGACGAACCCGTCATCCGCGCCGCCGCGGCCGTCGTCTTCAGAGTCAGATCCGCCGTACATCCGGCGCTGCCGCTTGCGGTAGTACCGCCGCTTGGAGCGGTCCATCGCGGGCCTCTCCGGGGCAGCGGACTCGGCGGCATCGTCTGGAGAACTGGAGGGCAAGTGGTCGGGGCCCTCATGGGCGTTTGGGCGTCGGCGGCGCGCCGGCCGGTAGCGTACGAGCTCGTAGTAGAGGGGGTATGGGGTGGCGGTAAAGGAGAAGCCGCGCCGGAGGTTGAATGAGAAGGGAGCAGGGGGGGCTTTGAGGTAGAGGAGAGGTATGAACCGGGAGGAAGAGGAGACGAAGAGGGAAGACAAGCCTTTGGTGATCGCCATAATTGGGAATGCAGTGCAAACAGGGCGACACTTCTCACCAATATTCCCACATCGATGGATCAGAAACAATACAACACAACACAAAacctatatacatacatatatatatatatatatatatatatatatattcgaatcATTTACctgttttaaataaaaataaaatattgtagAAATTGATTTAACCAACATTAATATGCGGTTGAGATTAAAAGCGGGAATGGATCGATGACTTTTTAGGGATCCTTTCTAATTTTCCTGTACATTAGTAAGGTAAGCCAGTTTTATATCTTCAATTATAGAACATGCAAGTACATCGAAACCCAATTAAAGTTTGAAGGCCCATTTATTCGGCCTGGCCATCTATAAGCCCTCACTAAGTCACATCAGCTTCTCACATTACATTACCCTTATCGATATGATATGAGAACGACAAGTGCTAAATATAACAATTAAGATTGTGAATGATCCAAATATCATATGGCTGAAAACGTTACGAATCACCAGCAGGCAAATCTGAGGTCAAATTTTTTCCAGTGGGAGAGAAATGTGAGATCAGCGTCGAGATTCGTTCTGAGGTGGAAGGAAGGCCACGATTTGCACACCCCTCCATATATTGTGGCTACATTTGCCCTCCGTATCTGTCATATCGTACGATATATCGGAAAAGTTACAATGACTGCTATATAACAGTGATCCAACCCCGAAACCGCGAAACTATTCCGGTGTATGTGAGGCCTTCGTTTCCCGGTTGTAGATAGGGATAAGAGTACTGCTGCGACTGCAACCGCATCGTTCCCCTTCCTCCGTTTCGCGTAGCTCTCCCCAATCCCCTTCTCGTCCTCATCCTTACCCTTCGCCTCCATGGCTTCCATCACTACCATGGTCGGAGCCCAAAAGGCTCTCCTTCCCTCATCTTACGCAAAGCCTAGAACCCCCAAATCCCCTGCAATCTCCTCCTCCAACACCAATTacctctcctcttccttctctttgtcCACTGGTAACTTGTGCTACGACACCGCCGCTTCCTCTCAGCAGCGACTCCGCCGCGGCAGCGGTGGCCTGCTCGTCGTCCGAGCCGCCCGCGGCAAGTTCGAGCGCAAGAAGCCGCATGTGAACATCGGCACCATTGGGCACGTCGACCACGGCAAGACCACGCTCACCGCCGCTCTTACCATGGCCCTCGCTGCCGTCGGCGGCTCCTCCCCCAAGAAGTACGACGAGATCGACGCCGCCCCCGAGGAGCGCGCCCGCGGTATCACCATCAACACCGCCACCGTCGAGTACGAGACCGAGTCCCGCCACTACGCCCACGTCGACTGCCCCGGCCACGCCGACTACGTCAAGAACATGATTACCGGTGCTGCCCAGATGGACGGCGCCATCCTCGTCGTCTCCGGCGCTGACGGCCCCATGCCCCAGACCAAGGAGCACATCCTCCTGGCCAAGCAGGTCGGTGTGCCCAACATGGTGGTCTTCCTCAACAAGCAGGACCAGGTGGACGACGAGGAGTTGCTCCAGCTCGTCGAGCTCGAGGTTCGCGAGCTCCTGTCCTCCTACGAGTTCCCCGGCGACGACGTCCCCATCATCTCCGGCTCTGCTCTCCTCGCCCTCGAGGCCCTTATGGCCAATCCCAGCATAAAGCGCGGTGAAAACAGCTGGGTAGACAAGATCTACGAACTCATGGACTCCGTCGATAGCTACATCCCCATCCCGCAGCGGCAGACCGACCTCCCCTTCCTCCTAGCCGTCGAAGATGTCTTCTCCATTACCGGCCGTGGGACCGTCGCCACCGGGCGAGTCGAGCGTGGCACGATAAGGATCGGTGAGACCGTCGACATTGTAGGTCTCCGGGAGACGCGGAACACCACGGTCACCGGTGTCGAGATGTTCCAAAAGACGCTCGATGATGCACTGGCCGGAGACAATGTCGGCCTACTCCTCCGTGGTGTGCAGAAGGCCGACATCCAGCGGGGCATGGTTCTTGCCAAGCCCGGCACCATCACGCCGCACACCAAATTCGTTGCCATTGTCTATGTCCTTAAGAAAGAGGAGGGTGGGAGGCACTCGCCTTTCTTTTCGGGGTATAGACCTCAGTTCTACATGAGGACCACGGATGTCACGGGCCGTGTCACCAGCATTATGAACGACAAGGATGAGGAGGCCAAGATGGTCATGCCCGGAGACCGTGTCAAGATGGTGGTTGAACTCATTGTGCCTGTTGCCTGTGAGCAGGGAATGCGGTTCGCTATCAGGGAGGGCGGGAAGACCGTCGGTGCTGGTGTCATCCAATCCATCATTGAATAAAATTCTGAGTGTAAAACTAGTTTGGCCTTCTTTATTGCAGGGGCTGCTTCACTAAGTTCTAGTGTTTGAGGTAGTAAGTCTTGCAAATTAAAGACCAAACATATGATCAGGTTGCAACCCAAGGGAGGCTCAGCTCTGCATTGTCATATATTCTGCAGTTTTGTTACTTTTGAATTTACTTCTTTTTGCACTAATTATCTGTCGCTGTGGTCAAGTGGAATCATGCAGACTCAACGCATAACTAGCTGTGAAATCATGTAATTTGATTTTAGTTGATGTTTGCATAACTAATTTTTACTGCAATGTTGTTGCTGTAGCCGACGATTACATTAGTTCTTTTTGTCATGAGAGATGCTTCAATTGTAGGAAATGTAGGACTGTGGTTTAATTAGTTTTCATCTTTATACAATCTCAGAGATTGGCTTATTTGCTTTTGGTTAGTGCTTAGCAGGACAGCATACCACATAATGACTGACACAGCTACCTGGATGACCAATTCGGTAGGAAGTGTGTGCATGAACATATCTTTTTGTTATCTCATGATTATCATACTTACAGAATTAATGTTTTCATGCTTGGTGTTTGTTATCTTTTGCACTTTCTCGTCCATCTGAGCCTGTCAACATTTGACTTGAGTAGTGTCTACTTTATCATAACACCTGCATAATTACTTTTGGCCTTAATTCTTGAAAATgtttaattttaataatcaagGATAATCTTGGTAATTTATCGTGCTcaattcttattttatttttaaattcatgCAAACTTTTAGGATTGTACTTTATTTGCAATATCACTCCTTTGTTCTCAGAATGACTATATTAGAAACGAAGACTTACATTATCCAATTACTTCTCACTTGATGCACTGATGACTTCACTAATTCTATGTTATAgtatattattttccttttgaTACATGGACTGGATGAACCTATTGCTGTAATCCTTTTTCTTTACAATAGAAGCAAAAGTTAGTTGTTTCTTCTGTATTCTCTGTAGCTTATTAGCTAGTTTGATTCTGTTTTGTGATTATAGCAATATATTTTCTTTAGGCTTATTTCTTGTGCTTCCAACATTAGCAGTGTACAGAAAAGCTTTGTGATTTAATGATGTGATTAGGTTAGTCTTCTACTATCTTTGTTATGCAGCTGCAAAGTTTTAATTCAGTTGTTCCATTTAATGACCAACTTCAGTAACACTAATGGGAAATATAGTTTATCATGATTAACTGCTGCAGAATAAATCGAGTTTAGCTCCCCTTTTCATTATGCACCTTGTAACTTTTCAAATCGCCTGAGTCTTTGACTTTCTGCAGCCTGACACTAAAA contains the following coding sequences:
- the LOC103987141 gene encoding elongation factor Tu, chloroplastic, coding for MASITTMVGAQKALLPSSYAKPRTPKSPAISSSNTNYLSSSFSLSTGNLCYDTAASSQQRLRRGSGGLLVVRAARGKFERKKPHVNIGTIGHVDHGKTTLTAALTMALAAVGGSSPKKYDEIDAAPEERARGITINTATVEYETESRHYAHVDCPGHADYVKNMITGAAQMDGAILVVSGADGPMPQTKEHILLAKQVGVPNMVVFLNKQDQVDDEELLQLVELEVRELLSSYEFPGDDVPIISGSALLALEALMANPSIKRGENSWVDKIYELMDSVDSYIPIPQRQTDLPFLLAVEDVFSITGRGTVATGRVERGTIRIGETVDIVGLRETRNTTVTGVEMFQKTLDDALAGDNVGLLLRGVQKADIQRGMVLAKPGTITPHTKFVAIVYVLKKEEGGRHSPFFSGYRPQFYMRTTDVTGRVTSIMNDKDEEAKMVMPGDRVKMVVELIVPVACEQGMRFAIREGGKTVGAGVIQSIIE